From a region of the Aeoliella mucimassa genome:
- a CDS encoding helix-turn-helix domain-containing protein, whose protein sequence is MNSPACLSNPYQIGRELAPPTLLSPKQASEALSISPRKLWTMTASGEITCVRLGRSVRYSVAELHRLVSASSEGGAKCAT, encoded by the coding sequence ATGAACTCCCCCGCATGTCTTTCAAATCCCTACCAGATTGGGAGGGAACTGGCTCCGCCAACCCTTTTGAGCCCCAAACAGGCCTCTGAAGCCCTGTCGATCAGTCCACGGAAACTGTGGACTATGACCGCAAGCGGTGAGATCACCTGTGTCCGGCTCGGTCGCTCTGTACGGTACTCTGTCGCGGAACTCCACCGCCTTGTATCTGCTTCGTCGGAAGGAGGTGCCAAATGCGCGACCTGA
- a CDS encoding bifunctional DNA primase/polymerase — protein sequence MRDLTIQEPLPVDIYTTPQESQNAEVVLTSVVEAAQFYANKHGLAVFPRRTGQKAPATPHGCRDATKDSHQINSLFQEEHNLAITTPRELMRGSRQWANADSAKQSLGKLVDGGLGSWEIKPPGQKGGRPTRAFVLTDSCPADTITPFPDIQAVLSTSTPDQHA from the coding sequence ATGCGCGACCTGACGATCCAAGAGCCCCTACCGGTCGACATTTACACAACTCCTCAAGAATCACAGAACGCCGAGGTTGTGTTAACAAGTGTCGTGGAAGCCGCACAATTTTACGCGAACAAACACGGCCTCGCTGTGTTCCCGCGTCGCACGGGACAGAAGGCGCCCGCCACTCCACACGGCTGTAGGGATGCGACCAAGGACTCGCACCAAATCAACAGCTTGTTCCAAGAGGAGCACAATCTGGCAATCACCACCCCACGAGAACTAATGCGTGGTTCGCGACAATGGGCCAACGCTGATTCGGCAAAGCAATCCCTCGGAAAACTAGTTGATGGAGGATTAGGAAGCTGGGAGATTAAACCTCCTGGACAGAAAGGCGGACGCCCCACAAGAGCTTTTGTGCTCACAGACTCCTGTCCTGCTGACACAATTACCCCGTTCCCCGATATACAGGCGGTTTTGTCAACGTCGACACCTGACCAACACGCTTAA